A region of the Mycoplasma capricolum subsp. capricolum ATCC 27343 genome:
TCTTAAAGCCATTCTAGCTCCTGATTGAATTAAAATATTGATGATTTTATTAGTATTTAAAATTCCACCATGACAAGCAATTTCAACAACATTTTCACCAGTAAAAGAATTAGGAGCAACAAAACAAGATAAAACTACTTCATCAATTAATTCGTCTTCAAAATACAATTTTCTTAAAAATAGTCCTCTTTTTTCTTCTAGTTTTTTATCTTTAATCAGTTTGTTAACTATTAAAAAAGCTTCAGAACCACTAACTCTAATTAAAGCAATAGCTTGAGTTGAAATATTTGTAGCAGGGGCAACTACTGTATCATTTATTAACATAAAATCATCTCTTTTCTTAATTAAATTATATTATTTAAATTTATAAGTTTATTAGTTGAAAACTTGTATTTAATAATCATTAAAATAAATATCTTTAATTTTATAATTATTGTGATATAAATTGCATTTAAAATTAAGCCATTTAAAAAAACTGTATAGTAAAATAAAATATATATTTAATAATTTATTAACAAAGGAGATATATGGCTGAAAAACAACAAGCAACAGTTTATCATGTCACACCATATGATGGTAAATGGCAAGTAAAAGGTGTTGGAAACACACGCCCTACTAAATTATTTGATACACAAAAACAAGCCATTGCTTATGCTAATGAACTAACTAAAAAGCGTCAAGGATCAGTAATTATTCACAGAACTACTGGTCAAGTTAGAGATAGTATTAATAACAAAGAAAAGAAAAAATAATATAACTTTATAAGACTACTCAACCATTTTTAATACTAATATGGGTATTCTTTTTTTATTATTCATTCTTATATCTTTTAAATAGTTTTAATAAACTAAAGGAGAGAAATGAAAATCTTAGCTATTGAATCAAGTTGTGATGAATTTTCTATTTCAATTATTGATAATAACAAAATTCTAACTAATATAATTTCTTCACAAATAAAAGATCATCAAGTATTTGGTGGAGTTGTTCCTGAATTAGCCGCTAGATTACATGTTCAAAATTTTAATTGAGTTTTAAAAGCA
Encoded here:
- a CDS encoding DUF2188 domain-containing protein is translated as MAEKQQATVYHVTPYDGKWQVKGVGNTRPTKLFDTQKQAIAYANELTKKRQGSVIIHRTTGQVRDSINNKEKKK